The following nucleotide sequence is from Sphingomonas panacisoli.
CGGCGATCAAGTCGGAAGGCTCGTTCCGCTGCCATGGCGACAACAGCCTGGTGAAGGTCACCTTCTTCGAAGCGAAGAAGGACGGCACGATGACCGCTTCGGTCGCGTCGCCGGTCGATGCTTCGCCCGTCACGCTGAGCGGCGAGGCCGGCAAGCCGATGACCGCCGATGGCGGCTGGGCGCTGTCGGGTACCGACAAGTCGTTCGACCTGACGCAGCCTGGCAAAGCCAAGCAGAACTGCAGCAAGTAAGTCATTCTGGCACGGCCCGCGGCGACGCGGGCCGTTGCATGCCGGCCTCTCCTCCGGCACCTAGGCCCAAGCCATGGCCACCATCGCGATCTACAGCCTGAAGGGCGGCGTCGGAAAGACGACGCTGGCGGTCAATCTCGCCTGGACCGCGGCTGCATTGTCGTCGCGGCGGACATTGCTGTGGGACCTCGATCCGCAGGCCGCGAGCAGTTTCCTACTCACGGACAAAAAGTCCAAGGGCGACGCCCTGTCGGTGTTCTCGAAGGACGCGCCGCCAGACAAATTGATCCGCCGTACCACGACGGCGCGGCTCGACCTGATCCCGGCGGACGCGTCGTTGCGCGACCTCGACCTGCTGTTCCACCAACTCGACAAGAAGAAGCGGCTGGCGAAACTGCTCGATGGTCTGTCGAAGGACTATGACCGCATCCTGCTCGATTGCCCGCCCGGACTGACGGAGACCAACAAGCAGGCGATGCGCGCGGCCGATCTGATCGTCGTGCCGGTGATCCCATCCCCATTGTCGCAGCGCGCGTTCGAGGAACTGATCGGATATCTCGGCACGACCAAGCGCGTGCTGCCCGTTCACGTCATGGTCGATCGCCGCCGCCGTCTCCACACCGACAGTATCGCGGCCAACCCCGGATGGCCGGCGATCCCGATGGCAAGCGCGATCGAGCAGATGGGCGTGCACCGCGCGCCCGTCGGCGAATTCGCCGCCCGTTCCCCCGCCGCCGACGCGTTCGCGGGATTGTGGCGCGAAGTCGAGCAATGGCTGGCGGTCCCGGCGCGGTGACGCCAACCGCCCACCTGTGCTCCGGCGCAGGCCGAAGTGTTGGCAGGACAGGTCGTCACGTGCGGCCAGCGCTCCGGCGTAGGCCGGAGCACGGAAGAGGCAGCGAGGCGTGAAACACCTGCCCGAGCCCTCCTACGACGTGCTCGACCCCAATCTTGTGCTCGGCGCCTATGCCGTTGGCGTCTTCCCCATGGCCGACGCGCGCGACGCGGCCGGCGTGTATTGGGTCGAGCCCCGCAAGCGCGCCGTGCTGCCGCTCGACGGCTTCCACCTTTCACGCTCGCTCAAGAAAACGATCGCGTCGGATCGCTTCCGCGTCACCGCCGACGCCGCGTTCGAGGATGTCATCGCGCTGTGTGCCGAAAGCGCCGATGATCGCCCCGACACCTGGATCAATACGACGATCGAGCAAGTCTTTACCCAGCTCCACTTCCGCGGCTTCACGCATTCGATCGAGTGTTGGGACAGCGACGAGTTGGTCGGCGGGCTCTACGGACTGGCCTTAGGGCGCGCATTTTTCGGTGAATCGATGGTCAGCCGTGCGACCGACGCATCGAAGGTCGCGCTCGCCTGGCTCGTCGCGCGGTTACGCGCGGGCGGGTTCACCTTGCTCGACTGCCAGTTCCAGACCCCGCACCTCGCCTCGATGGGCGCGGTCGAGATCAGCCGCGGCGATTACGTCGCGTTGCTGGGCGGCGCGATCGAGGGTTCGCTGGGCGGGGCGGCGGCGTCGGTCGAATCGGGCGATTTCGGCGCGCTTGACCGGCTGCCCTTGGATTCGGACGGCGCCGTAACCGTGTCGGGGCCGCTGGTCGGGAAGGACATCGTGCAGCTCTTGACCCAGACGTCATAGACCGGATCGCGCACGACGTTGAGCGACGGGCGTTCCTTGTACAGCCACCCCGAATGCACGCGCTTCCACGACCCGTCGGTCTGGGCGATCTCCAGCTGGACGAACGCGCCGGTATAATGCTCCTGCTCCCACGGCGCGGTCTGCTCGCACGCGCGCAGGCGGACGATCACATTGCCGATCCGCGTCGCCTGGCCGGGCTTCATCGTCAGGTCGCGCGCCTGGCCGTTGCGCTTGTTGAGCAGCCCGAGCACCGCGACGCGATCCTTCATCGGTGTCGTGCCGTTCTCAGGATTGGTCGGGTCGCCGGAGACGTCGA
It contains:
- a CDS encoding ParA family protein, producing the protein MATIAIYSLKGGVGKTTLAVNLAWTAAALSSRRTLLWDLDPQAASSFLLTDKKSKGDALSVFSKDAPPDKLIRRTTTARLDLIPADASLRDLDLLFHQLDKKKRLAKLLDGLSKDYDRILLDCPPGLTETNKQAMRAADLIVVPVIPSPLSQRAFEELIGYLGTTKRVLPVHVMVDRRRRLHTDSIAANPGWPAIPMASAIEQMGVHRAPVGEFAARSPAADAFAGLWREVEQWLAVPAR
- the aat gene encoding leucyl/phenylalanyl-tRNA--protein transferase — translated: MADARDAAGVYWVEPRKRAVLPLDGFHLSRSLKKTIASDRFRVTADAAFEDVIALCAESADDRPDTWINTTIEQVFTQLHFRGFTHSIECWDSDELVGGLYGLALGRAFFGESMVSRATDASKVALAWLVARLRAGGFTLLDCQFQTPHLASMGAVEISRGDYVALLGGAIEGSLGGAAASVESGDFGALDRLPLDSDGAVTVSGPLVGKDIVQLLTQTS